Proteins encoded by one window of Gammaproteobacteria bacterium:
- a CDS encoding conserved hypothetical protein (Evidence 4 : Unknown function but conserved in other organisms): MSGEVVLISSALGPLGVLGGALGVAVATVASRTVTAYLDSRRAEATRAAVEEQQRSLAWRDFQVEQARHMATAQLSQAAFRGQLAALQLTAPSVVVRTEGGATRGFLAAEDVGLASLGAWFAALPVEIRAAPDFPVGALEGQWRRLQAQVIAGNPPAMATVVAFRMALEQTLATHLARLDQERALHAGRLTRVEGLLEETLRCLHMLVPGSGQEVLEMRLAVLRDGLFAHLAAGEVSEGALEALERQGATLTTEVNSVLERIALRAALRDRTATHLADLGYTMAMTEEEGGQWRIPGGEQVRLRIQRDHRLAFQVFHERPAGTTGPLNATEQTRLHTQEARWCADAKELLRRLIRDGFSYTLQFERTLSLVTVPVVVVESADELTPDTEEDEWEDYNDEPKRKMLE, from the coding sequence ATGAGCGGTGAAGTAGTTTTGATATCCTCGGCCTTGGGTCCGTTGGGGGTGCTGGGGGGGGCGTTGGGGGTGGCGGTGGCAACGGTAGCCTCGCGAACGGTGACCGCGTACTTGGATTCCCGTCGTGCGGAGGCCACTCGCGCTGCAGTGGAGGAGCAGCAGCGGTCGCTCGCTTGGCGTGATTTTCAGGTTGAGCAAGCGCGACACATGGCCACTGCCCAGTTAAGTCAAGCGGCCTTCCGGGGGCAACTTGCGGCCTTACAACTGACTGCTCCCTCCGTGGTTGTTCGCACGGAGGGGGGGGCGACGCGTGGATTTTTAGCAGCAGAGGATGTCGGTCTCGCCAGCCTGGGGGCGTGGTTTGCTGCCCTGCCCGTGGAGATACGCGCTGCTCCGGATTTTCCTGTGGGGGCTTTGGAAGGTCAGTGGCGACGGCTCCAGGCCCAAGTTATTGCAGGGAATCCACCGGCAATGGCTACGGTTGTGGCCTTTCGAATGGCTTTGGAACAGACTCTCGCGACCCATCTTGCACGCCTCGACCAGGAACGGGCGCTACATGCGGGGCGTCTGACCCGCGTTGAAGGTTTGCTGGAGGAAACTCTGCGCTGTTTGCATATGTTGGTTCCTGGTAGTGGTCAGGAAGTCCTCGAAATGCGGCTCGCGGTCTTGCGCGATGGATTGTTTGCCCACCTTGCCGCCGGGGAGGTCTCGGAGGGGGCCTTGGAGGCCTTAGAGCGTCAGGGGGCAACGCTGACCACCGAGGTGAATTCTGTCCTGGAGCGTATTGCCCTACGTGCTGCATTGCGCGACCGAACGGCGACTCACTTGGCCGATTTGGGTTATACCATGGCAATGACTGAGGAAGAAGGTGGACAATGGCGCATCCCTGGTGGCGAGCAGGTACGCCTGAGGATCCAACGAGACCATCGTCTCGCCTTTCAGGTTTTTCACGAACGCCCGGCGGGCACCACCGGTCCCCTTAACGCAACCGAGCAGACCCGGTTGCATACCCAAGAGGCCCGTTGGTGTGCGGATGCCAAGGAGTTGTTGCGTCGTCTTATCCGCGATGGTTTCTCATACACCCTTCAATTCGAACGCACACTTTCGTTAGTTACCGTTCCGGTTGTGGTGGTGGAATCTGCGGATGAATTGACCCCCGATACGGAGGAAGACGAATGGGAGGATTACAACG
- a CDS encoding hypothetical protein (Evidence 5 : Unknown function), producing MVYRSDGSRFETVVEIEQRAEAAEQRIEAERQQYIEHTNRLTEKLRALGIDINSLK from the coding sequence GTGGTATATCGATCGGATGGCAGTCGATTTGAGACGGTCGTTGAAATAGAACAACGCGCTGAGGCAGCCGAACAACGCATAGAGGCTGAACGTCAGCAATACATTGAACACACCAACCGCTTGACTGAGAAATTGCGTGCGTTGGGGATTGATATTAACTCGCTGAAATAG